TGGCAGCCATCTGGACATGTTCGGTCACTGTATGACAAGTTGCAAAATATGCCTCAGGTTGGTGTGATACACCTGGCTCTTCAAAATGATTCAACTGGTTCGATATTGAGGTATTGTTTGTATATTTTTGTTTAGTTAAACAAGCATTTCTGTACCTGCAGTTCTGGTTATGTGATGCAAAACTTGCTATTGCAGCTGGCAGAATGACGTATTTGTAGTTGCTGAGCCAGGGGAACTTGCAGACAGGTTTCTGCAGTGTGTCAAAACAAGCTTGTCTACCATGCTGCATGGATCTAAAAGAAAGGGTGCATATTCTGTTTCAAAGATTTCATGTTTGtctgagttagttgcggaatggcCATCGTTTGAAATCGGTGGGATACATCACCGCTATATAGGACGCCAAACACAAGTAGGAACtgccttttccttttctttgtttccTAGACAGGTCATTGGGTATGCTAAGTTTCCTTGTCGCAGGTGATGGAAGATAACCAAGAAATTGGTGCCTATATGTTCAGGAGGACAGTGCCTGCTTGTCACATGTCACCTGAAGATGTTCGCTGGATGGTAAGCCATTATGGGTAGATTGCACTTCCTTTGAACTAGCCTTCATATGTCCATATATAGGAACTGTTGTACAAAATGCTTACAGTGGAATGTAGTTAATTATGAAATGCAAGAGCATCTTCAACTAAAATCTGTATACATTATTGCTAGTTGATTCCTCAAATCAACTAGGAATACGGGGTcaaacatgcatattttttcatGGAACCGTTATCAAAAGTTGACATGGTAAATGTACAGCTGACTCGAAAGATTTGTCATGAACCAAATTGTAGCGAAACATTGGTGGTTGGCCATGTTGTGACAAAGAGGCACCGTTCACGTATAAGACAGTACAGGGGAATGGGTATATTCACACCAGCCATATATGGGTGGACCTAGAGCGGAAATAACCCAGTATCACAGTACGCGTCAAACGTCACCTAAAGTAGGGGTGTTAGATACTATATATAGATAAAATATACATCGTGAGTTATGTTTatagagaaaagtaggtacatctagaataccaaatgcacatcattggatacattgtgagttatattttcagaatgtacatgtttggtattgtagatgtagacagttttctctatacacttggtcaaagttggcaaagtttgtctttcacaaaaatctataggcactatattgtggaatggagggagtatcaagaAAATCTATTTTGACCTGCTTTCCTCTGCCACCCTGGTAGCATAACCTGGGTACACCCAGAAATATGTGTTGCGGGACAGATGTACTCTTTCAATAGCTGCCACATCGTAGCGTCTTTTTTCTGTTTGCCATGTTTTCTACTATGCATATCCAGAGTTCACGGCGCTCTTGATTTGTTATACCTTAAACTCATATTTTTGGCTCAGGTTGGAGCATGGAGGGAGAGGATTATTGTGTGCAGTGGCAAGTATGGTCTTGCTCATGGCCTCGTCAAGGCATTCGTGGATTCTGGTGCCAAAGCAGTCATCTCGTCATCTGTCGAGCCTCCAGATTCCCAGGCAATCGCATACCATGGGATGGATGTAAGTGGAAGCCTCGAGAATGGGAAGTTTGTCATTGGGGATGATGAAGCTGATGAGTCGGAGCCTGAACCTGTTAGCCCTATAAGTGACTGGGAAGACAGCGATGCTGAGAAAAACGGTGAAGGCAACAAAGATATTGATGAAGAGGAGTACTTGGCTCAGTTTATCTGCCTCTTATATGACAAGTTGTTCCGTGAGGGAGTCACAGTGGACACTGCTCTTCAACAAGCACTCCGCGCACATCCTAGGTTGAAGTACAGCTGCCATCTACCGAATGTTTCGTAGTTAGTGATATTCACAACCCATACAAAATACGAAATTGATAatactagaaaaaaataaggatCGTGTGGATTCGTAATGGGGTTATAGAATTCTTTTTACGAGGAAGGGGTTATAGAGTTTATACTCGTGTTCACTGTGCAGGCGGAGGTAGGTGAAATCTTCCGCAGTTGTAAAACTGTAGTACATAGAGCATGTACTGATGGAGACTAATAGGAAAGCAAATGAAATAAATGTTGAAGGCTTTGTACTGTGGTAGTGTTTCTGTTGAGATTCAAATGCCTGCGGTGTTATTGTTGAATTTCGGGTTTTAGTTTTTGTGATTTCTTCGTTCTCAGCAAACGTGGCAGAAAAATACTGTCTGGATTtcattttccttttatttctttatTCTTTAATCTTGTGTTTTTGGTTTAGCAGATTCGAGGTGCTTGTAGAAACTAGATCCAGTTGTAGGCGTTTTGGTGTAGATGCTGGTCAGGAAGAACTGTTGACCGGCGCAGGTTAGTGTAAGCCACTAAATGCCGGGTCAAATATACATGAATGATTTCTTGATATGCTTCACTTTTATGTGAGGGCACATTTGACACTCTTCCATTTCTGAGATTTCATTTACAAAAAAGAGAGGTTGAAGTAAGTAAATATATGCACCTACAAATTAAAGCCGGTTACATAGTTGCATAACACTAGCAAGCTGAAGCAAGGTTCTTCTTCTTCCGAATAACATTATATATCAGTTGCCTCAGTTCAAGGATGACGCAACGAAACCTGCTCGTCAGGTTCAGCAACTACTCAAACTTTCCATGGAGATCAGGTCCTTCGCAAAGCAAGGTCAGTCGTTGCACCGTGCCGACCCGAGCAGCTCGTGAATCTCCCGGCTAAGCTCACTCTACCGACCGCAGCAAAACGGAGGAGAATCTACACACCCCAAACCGGAATCTCCAAGCATGAGTGATCATGCCTTCTTGGCCACGGCGAAGCCGGTGATGAACTCCCTGACCTCGCCGCTAGCCCGGTCCAGCGCCGTCCTCCCGTCGGCATCCTTGACGTCGTACTTGGCGCCGGCCTTGAGCAGCTCCTCGATCTTGGGCAAGTCGCCCTCGGAGGCGGCCAGAATCAGCAGGATGTCCACCGGGTGGATGCTCTGGTTCAGCAGCGCCTCCATCTTGTCGTAGGTGCCCTCCACCGCCAGCATCCCCATGTAGTTGAAGTACTGCCGCCCATTCTTGTCAGATGCCGAGCGCATGCAGGCAGCAATGGAGATTCAGAGGCAGCTCAGGGAACGGGCTCTCACCTGCTCGACGTCGTCGCGGTCGAAGTCGTCCCTCGCCTGGCTGCCGTAGATGCCGGCGCCCTCAGCGTCCTTGTTCCCGAACTTGAAGAACCTCACTCTGCCGCTCTCCCTCGCCGGCGCCACCTTGCTCAACAGCGACGGCCGCAGCCACGCTGCGCCGCCGCCCAGCTGCGGGGTCCTCAGCACTCCCCCCACCGCCCGCGGCGACCTCCACCCGGAAGACGAGGACGCCGCCTTGGTCGCGAGCTGGATGGTGCACGGGATGGAGGCCATGGCGCTTTGCGGCTTGTTGGAGCGCGAGCAGGTCTGGGAGCGAGAGGTGGAGAATGGCAGAGATATATGCAAGGGAAAGGATAAGCAGCACCGAACTGTTTGGTGTGTACTTTGGCTGTGTGTGAAGACTGAAGAGCTTAGCCTGAACTTTCTGAATCTTTTGCCTGCCTTCCTGTTTGGAGATATATTGGACACTAGAGATATTCCGAAAGTGCACTAGATATATTGGAGCCGTGCTATGTCTTGTACCGTTGGACAACACGGAAGAGATTGAGAGCAAGTACAATAAAGTTGAATCAGCGGgttataagaaataaactagtatatttgtgcttagttggaggaaagagaagaggagagaaaaggtaagcgggctcttcgtgaagagccagctctagcacgcgCTCCTAGGCACTTTATGAGAATGAAAAGTGGGTCACATAACAAAAAAATAGTATGCTTTTTtcatctactattgtacatgttggctataaatGGACTATATATGACAtgacactggcttatagccagcagctggctatactattaaccatgctctgacAGAATGGGGCTTTAGAAGTTTGTGAGAGTTAATGTGAAATTTGTACTGGTGTGAACATCTTTGGTTTTTGGGTCGTTTTGTTTGTAAGGCACCTGATATCATCTTTTGAGCAGCTAACCTATCCCCTTTGTACCCCAGAATTTGAGGGACTCTATTCGAAGGATTTTCAACGAAATTTTGGAGAATTCCAATACATAGTTTTTTTCCTATTGAGATTGTCTGGTTCTTAGGATTGTAAGTCATAGGCATTTTTCTTTGAgtttcatttgcactagatttcgtaGAAAAATGTTCATCCACTCTAATATCTTGTGAAAAGCCCTTAAAAAACATCTTCGGAAAAATCTTATGTTTTTCTGAAAGATCgggaagaggggtctagagggaggggggtgattagacccttaacaagtaaaagttgtagtttttagtattcttcaagttaaggttgagtttaaCACATGTTAAGAGGTACACAAGGCATTCTACACAAGCATAGTaagagtatgagcagcggaaaagGTAAAGCATGCAAGTGCAAGGATGTAAAGGGGATGGAGTTTGGAAAgagcaaacgcaatggagacacggaggattttggcgtggttccgataggcggtgctatcgtacgtcccctttgatggagacttcaatccacagaggataacggttgcgcgagtccacggaatgctccacccacgaagggtccacgaagaagcaaccttgtccattccatcatggcttccgtccacgaaggactagcctcactcgggtagatcttcacgaagtaggcgacctccttgcccttacaaactccttggttcaactccacatgatcttggaggctcccaagtgacatctaaccaatctacgagacaccactttccaaaaggtaatagatgttgtgttggtgatggactccttgctcttgtgcttcaaatgagtCTCCTCATTACTCAAtttctctcacacagatttggctttggtaggagaaggattggagtggaaaagcaacttgaagaggctagaaatcaaggttcaaatggtaggaacggaatctcttggtctcaacacatgagtgggtggttctctctcagaaaatgaacggtggaagttgtgtttcgttctgatggctctcttgaAGAGTAagtggtggtggaggggtataaataggcagcaccaaaaatccaaccattacaagcTTTTGACCCAACTCGGTAGCACCGATAtgataatcttggtgagaccgactaGTGCAAAATACTTGACCATTAGGATTTTTAGTGAGACTGATtatgccaactcggtgggaccgaagtgcaaTGGCTAAGGCAAGACTTGTTTCGGTAATTCCGATCAGTTCATCTTGGTGATTCTGAAATGAAGCAACTTCATTACAGAAACTTGGCAAGGCCGTCTCGGTGGGACTGAGAaccatttcggtcagaccgaattgctagggttttggcTGTGGCAATGGAATGATCATCTCGGTGGGTCCGGAGTAGGTGATATCAGTGGGACCGAAATGAAGATTTTAGGGTTTTGAACAGATGTGttagagaaagtggttgagggtttttggatcaataccactaagcacttgagcaacaacctcatccccttttaatagcattggatttcctaagggactcaatgtgatcttggatcactaaaccaaaaatgtagagtcttggggtAGCCAATTCTTGTCCTTGACATTTTTAAAGGGGTCCACATCGTCATGTCCTTGCCATGCCGCTGTTGAACATGTCTTAAATATTCTAGATAATAGTATTAGTCCAACAATatgtatgttgacattaattaccaaaaccaccaagggcgcaaatgtgctttcaatctccccatttttgttaattgatgacaacatacatcaaagtttCAAATAAGAATATAGTAGGTAGTACATTAAAGCTTTGAaagaacatgtaacatgcataaggCCCCCCTACAAGTGTGCAAGCATGCTTATGATGGAAGCTAAAGATATGTGAATGCACAGCAGGAAGGAATGagtaatgagttacatgtatcttggttatATGCATCAAAGCAACATGATGAGAGAAATAACCTTCATTTCCATGATtctttcttgcaaacaatatgtgcaacaagcaagagatcatcatgcacatgagttagatgcatatacttaccttgaggTTCTTGAAATAGTTCTTGAAGAAATAAGCTTGAGAAACACAAGGTTAGATAATACAAGAAAATTTCAACTAAAAACAAGAgtcacaagatccacaagggtaccaagactaggatgacatgtatTTGATGAGTATCACTAGGTAAGTACTTCtttagatatagacatgtccccaacaTATTTAATAGGATTTGCAATAGACTTCAAGGATTTTGCTCCCCTAAACTTAAACTTTCTCTCCCCTGAATCTATCATTGGATAATGGGAGTAGGTAGGATGAGACAAAATTAGAGCAAAAACTACTCATCAAGTTGAGAAGCAAAGACTCAACTTGAAATAACaacatgtctctcccctcttaGAAACATGTAGAATCTCTCCTCTGTTAGAAATGCATCTGCCTTCCTTAGGAGGTGTCTTTTGATATGGAAGAGACTTGAAGATAAGCTTTGATGGtgcatctctctccccctttgacatcaattttcaAGAAGGGTTGGCTTCAAGGTTATGAGTCAAGTGAGTGTGGTCCTGGAGGAGCACAGCTAAGCAATATGCAGTTTGTGATGCAGATAGACggaaagaatcattgagtggagctgaaaAGAAAGAATAAATAGGTTTGGCAAGACATTCTTTTAGAGTGAAGCGGTGACTCCGATTGATTTTGATCGGTGACTCCGGGATGGAGAAATCATAGACAGAGCACATCTGTGGATCCAAATTAGTCCTTTTCGGTGGCACTGATGAACTGTGTGCATGGTTTATTTGTACTTGGTGTGACCTATGGGCTTCAGATCAGAGAgacgagttcaacacagagagaaaATTTTGTCAACTCATCTCACTTGCAATagagatctcacaaagattttcaGGGAATTCAAataagatttgcaatgaattgaccAGAAACTAACAAAAAGAGAAAGAacacagaaaagaaagaaatctagatggaGTTTTTTTAAAAGAAGTAAACACTCTAGCGAAAGAAAGGCAAACGAAGTGCAAATGAGgagaacactagagaacttcatctagaggggATTGGTGactaagtcacctatgttagactatattgacttaggagtcaag
The window above is part of the Triticum aestivum cultivar Chinese Spring chromosome 2A, IWGSC CS RefSeq v2.1, whole genome shotgun sequence genome. Proteins encoded here:
- the LOC123188417 gene encoding protein LHCP TRANSLOCATION DEFECT, with protein sequence MASIPCTIQLATKAASSSSGWRSPRAVGGVLRTPQLGGGAAWLRPSLLSKVAPARESGRVRFFKFGNKDAEGAGIYGSQARDDFDRDDVEQYFNYMGMLAVEGTYDKMEALLNQSIHPVDILLILAASEGDLPKIEELLKAGAKYDVKDADGRTALDRASGEVREFITGFAVAKKA